One region of Bacillus zhangzhouensis genomic DNA includes:
- the yqeH gene encoding ribosome biogenesis GTPase YqeH, whose product MEKVVCIGCGVAIQTENKDQLGYAPAASLLKEDVICQRCFRLKNYNEIQDVSLTEDDFLNILHSIGETDSLIVKVVDIFDFNGSWINGLSRIVGGNPILLVGNKVDILPKSVKKDRLIHWMKREAKENGLNPIDVFLISASRGQGVPEVMEAIDHYREGRNVYVVGCTNVGKSTFINRIIKEVSGEENVITTSQYPGTTLDAIEIPLDDGSALFDTPGIINRHQMAHYVSKSDLKVLTPKKELKPRTFQLNEAQTLYFGGLARFDYVKGGRTSFVCYMPNELNIHRTKLENADELYEKHAGELLSPPSKEEMEDFPPLVPHTFTIDQPKTDIVFSGLGWVTANDAGKQIKVYAPKGVHVFMRRSLI is encoded by the coding sequence ATGGAAAAGGTTGTTTGTATTGGCTGCGGTGTAGCCATTCAGACGGAAAATAAAGATCAATTAGGATATGCGCCGGCAGCATCTCTATTGAAAGAAGATGTGATCTGTCAGCGCTGTTTTAGGTTAAAGAATTACAATGAAATTCAAGATGTTTCTTTAACAGAAGACGACTTTTTAAATATACTGCACAGCATTGGAGAGACAGATTCTCTCATTGTGAAGGTCGTTGATATTTTTGACTTTAACGGAAGCTGGATCAACGGGCTGAGCCGTATTGTCGGTGGTAATCCGATTTTACTTGTCGGCAACAAAGTGGATATTTTACCGAAATCTGTGAAAAAAGACCGTCTCATTCATTGGATGAAACGGGAAGCAAAGGAAAACGGATTAAACCCTATCGATGTTTTCTTAATCAGTGCAAGCAGAGGCCAGGGTGTGCCTGAGGTAATGGAAGCGATTGATCATTACCGTGAGGGAAGAAATGTCTATGTCGTCGGCTGTACGAATGTTGGAAAATCAACATTTATCAATCGAATCATTAAAGAAGTATCTGGCGAAGAGAACGTCATTACTACATCCCAATATCCAGGTACTACACTTGATGCCATTGAAATCCCGCTTGATGACGGATCTGCTTTATTTGATACGCCGGGCATCATCAACCGCCATCAAATGGCGCACTATGTCAGCAAAAGTGACTTGAAGGTGTTAACGCCGAAAAAAGAATTGAAACCGAGAACATTCCAATTAAATGAAGCCCAAACGCTTTATTTTGGCGGACTGGCTCGATTTGATTATGTAAAAGGCGGCAGAACTTCTTTTGTCTGCTATATGCCAAATGAACTGAATATTCACCGTACAAAGCTGGAGAACGCAGATGAATTATATGAAAAACATGCAGGGGAACTGCTTTCACCGCCATCAAAAGAGGAAATGGAAGATTTCCCGCCGCTTGTTCCGCATACCTTTACAATTGATCAGCCAAAAACGGACATCGTCTTTTCAGGTTTAGGCTGGGTCACTGCAAATGATGCGGGCAAGCAAATCAAAGTTTATGCGCCAAAAGGCGTTCATGTGTTTATGAGACGTTCGTTAATTTAA
- a CDS encoding YqeG family HAD IIIA-type phosphatase → MLKKYFLPDEFVKSIFHISPQKLKERNVKGIITDLDNTLVEWDRPSATPRLIEWFQEMKDHGIQVTIVSNNNEKRVKLFSEPVHIPFIYKARKPMGRAFNKAVADMQLKKEDVVVIGDQLMTDVLGGNRHGFHTILVVPVAASDGFFTKFNRQIERRILGALKRKGHIQWEEE, encoded by the coding sequence GTGCTAAAGAAGTATTTCTTACCCGATGAATTTGTGAAAAGTATTTTCCACATTTCGCCGCAAAAATTAAAAGAACGAAATGTAAAAGGAATTATTACCGATCTTGATAACACACTAGTAGAATGGGACCGTCCAAGTGCGACACCGCGCTTAATAGAATGGTTTCAAGAAATGAAAGATCACGGGATACAAGTGACGATTGTATCAAACAATAATGAAAAAAGGGTCAAGCTTTTTTCTGAACCGGTTCATATCCCGTTTATTTATAAAGCGAGAAAGCCTATGGGAAGAGCCTTTAATAAGGCAGTCGCTGATATGCAATTGAAAAAAGAAGATGTGGTTGTCATTGGGGATCAGCTCATGACAGATGTTCTTGGCGGGAATCGTCATGGCTTCCATACGATTTTAGTCGTTCCTGTTGCTGCCTCGGACGGATTTTTCACAAAGTTTAACAGGCAGATTGAACGCAGAATTTTAGGAGCCTTAAAGCGTAAGGGCCACATTCAGTGGGAGGAAGAGTAA
- a CDS encoding sporulation histidine kinase inhibitor Sda, producing MKKLSDDLLIESYYKANEMNLNRDFIELIETEMKRRSLGHMLSVSS from the coding sequence ATGAAAAAGCTGTCAGATGATTTACTTATAGAATCGTATTATAAAGCAAATGAAATGAACTTAAATCGCGACTTCATTGAATTAATTGAGACAGAAATGAAAAGACGTTCGCTCGGGCATATGCTCTCTGTTTCCTCTTAA
- a CDS encoding GDSL-type esterase/lipase family protein: protein MEVNVVKKYVFLFILVCVATAGCSKPVQESVIAFGDSNTRGSNWDFRDYPTSEKWVNLMKNVERGQIQVKNAGIGGQTTEDAKLRFEHDILKQKPTYVLIMFGTNDAAILDGKHPRVTKKRFKENLSYFISESRKEGITPILMTCVPVVEGGKKGLYYYSRYKSSYFAGRGGARAWQNSYNDITRELAKDEQVPLVDNWKAFIREAGEDSDHALIQSGLIDPSGNHMTPKGARMIYNEIKENEVIKHF, encoded by the coding sequence TTGGAGGTGAATGTTGTGAAGAAATATGTTTTCCTTTTTATCCTAGTATGTGTTGCTACTGCTGGTTGCTCAAAGCCAGTACAAGAGAGCGTTATTGCATTTGGTGACAGTAATACAAGAGGATCAAACTGGGACTTTCGAGATTATCCAACATCTGAAAAATGGGTGAATCTCATGAAAAACGTTGAGCGCGGCCAAATTCAAGTGAAGAATGCAGGCATTGGCGGGCAGACGACTGAAGACGCGAAACTTCGCTTTGAGCATGATATTTTAAAACAGAAACCAACTTACGTCCTCATCATGTTCGGTACGAATGATGCGGCGATTTTAGACGGGAAACATCCCCGAGTGACGAAAAAACGGTTTAAAGAAAATTTATCTTACTTCATTTCTGAAAGTAGAAAAGAAGGCATTACCCCGATTCTCATGACCTGTGTGCCTGTTGTAGAAGGCGGGAAAAAGGGTTTGTATTATTACTCTAGATATAAGTCATCTTATTTTGCGGGAAGAGGCGGGGCAAGAGCTTGGCAAAACTCTTATAATGATATCACGAGAGAATTAGCGAAGGATGAGCAGGTGCCGCTTGTCGACAACTGGAAAGCTTTTATCAGAGAAGCTGGTGAAGATAGTGATCATGCTCTAATTCAGTCAGGCTTGATTGACCCATCTGGCAATCATATGACACCAAAAGGGGCGAGAATGATTTATAACGAAATCAAAGAGAATGAAGTCATCAAACATTTTTAA
- a CDS encoding polysaccharide deacetylase family protein: protein MRGMRILMCIWLLYAFVPNNIEARTLKRVDLEKTGRAFWDVRAERKKIAITFDDGPHPVYTNQILDVLKEHQVHASFFVIGSRIHAYPIIAERIVDEGNELGNHTMNHTYFDHLPSKEIKRELKESAAHIASLQPGGPLLFRPPGGRLTMKSFRILSKQGYDVVMWSFTQDPKDWSRPGARKIASRIIDHIQGGDIILLHDGGGNRRQTVEALKQVIPELKKRGYEFVKVSELLHPDKAYMPVQLQ from the coding sequence ATGAGAGGGATGCGTATCTTGATGTGTATATGGCTGCTGTATGCTTTTGTTCCTAATAATATAGAGGCACGTACATTAAAACGAGTCGATCTTGAAAAAACGGGACGTGCCTTTTGGGATGTGAGAGCGGAACGGAAAAAGATTGCAATCACCTTTGATGATGGACCTCATCCAGTGTATACAAATCAAATATTGGATGTGCTGAAAGAGCATCAAGTGCATGCGAGCTTTTTTGTGATAGGGAGCCGGATCCATGCATATCCAATAATCGCAGAACGGATTGTGGACGAAGGAAATGAACTCGGCAATCATACGATGAATCATACGTATTTTGACCATTTGCCGTCAAAGGAGATCAAGCGCGAATTAAAAGAATCAGCGGCTCATATCGCTTCACTCCAGCCTGGTGGTCCCTTATTATTTCGCCCTCCTGGTGGACGCTTAACAATGAAATCATTCCGCATTTTGTCAAAGCAAGGATATGATGTGGTCATGTGGTCCTTTACACAAGATCCTAAGGACTGGTCAAGACCAGGCGCACGTAAAATTGCAAGCCGAATTATTGATCACATTCAAGGCGGCGATATCATTCTTTTACATGATGGCGGGGGGAATCGGAGGCAAACTGTAGAAGCATTGAAACAAGTGATTCCTGAATTAAAGAAGAGAGGCTATGAATTTGTAAAAGTAAGTGAACTGCTGCATCCTGACAAAGCATATATGCCTGTTCAACTGCAATAG
- a CDS encoding aspartate phosphatase, which yields MGKVLSSHVGMKINEWYRMIRQFSVPDAEILKAEVEAEIEQMEEDQHLLIYYQLMCFRHQIMLDYIHPSKYQPFSVSNLVDKIENSNHELSDMLHYYHAFFRGMHEFSQKEYLEAVKYYRVAEKQLSMVFDDIEQAEFHFKVAEAYYIMKQTHVSMHHILKALEIYDQHDAYTIRIIQSLFVISGNYQDLKRKDRALPHLKKAKQLASQIDHPRIYSSALYNLGKCYGELGYREEAERYLTESADLARKELLPTLPHTLYTLAKLLFRQNEQAEALRILEAGKLAAKKHEDQLFCHMFEYLDALYVQEINEAQLQKTIDYLEKLSLYSYIEDISLEIATALEASQQYKKSNQYYQKLLWAQNQIQEGECLYEF from the coding sequence ATGGGGAAGGTTCTATCTTCACATGTAGGGATGAAAATTAATGAATGGTATCGAATGATACGGCAGTTCAGTGTACCAGATGCGGAAATCTTGAAAGCGGAAGTTGAAGCGGAAATTGAACAGATGGAAGAGGACCAGCATTTACTGATTTATTATCAGCTCATGTGTTTTCGGCACCAAATCATGCTTGACTATATACACCCTTCAAAATATCAACCTTTCTCAGTATCTAATCTAGTCGATAAAATCGAAAATTCCAATCATGAGTTATCTGATATGCTGCATTATTACCATGCATTTTTTCGTGGCATGCATGAATTTAGTCAAAAAGAATATTTAGAAGCCGTCAAATATTATCGAGTGGCAGAAAAGCAGCTGTCCATGGTATTTGATGATATTGAGCAGGCAGAGTTTCATTTTAAAGTTGCAGAAGCCTACTATATCATGAAACAAACACATGTCTCCATGCACCATATTTTAAAGGCGCTGGAAATATACGATCAGCATGATGCGTATACCATTCGCATCATTCAATCTCTCTTTGTCATCTCAGGAAATTATCAAGATTTAAAACGAAAAGACCGGGCACTGCCTCATTTAAAAAAGGCAAAACAGCTCGCATCTCAAATTGATCACCCGCGCATATACAGTTCAGCGCTCTATAATTTAGGAAAATGTTATGGCGAGCTTGGCTATAGAGAGGAAGCGGAACGATATTTAACGGAATCTGCTGATCTTGCCCGCAAAGAGCTGCTTCCAACGCTTCCGCATACGCTTTATACGCTGGCGAAGCTGCTTTTTAGACAGAATGAACAGGCGGAAGCCCTGCGCATATTAGAAGCTGGGAAATTGGCCGCAAAGAAGCATGAAGACCAGCTCTTCTGTCATATGTTTGAGTATCTGGATGCTTTATATGTTCAGGAAATCAATGAAGCCCAACTGCAAAAAACCATTGATTATTTGGAAAAACTTAGCCTATACTCTTATATAGAGGATATCTCACTAGAAATTGCGACAGCCTTAGAAGCCTCTCAACAATACAAGAAGTCCAATCAGTATTATCAGAAATTATTATGGGCTCAAAATCAAATCCAAGAAGGAGAGTGTCTGTATGAATTCTAA
- the sigK gene encoding RNA polymerase sporulation sigma factor SigK — translation MVAGVFTAMGLMVKELVFLVSYVKNNAFPQPLPGDDEKKYLALMTQGDEHARNMLIEHNLRLVAHIVKKFENTGEDAEDLISIGTIGLIKAIESYSSGKGTKLATYAARCIENEILMHLRALKKTKKDVSLHDPIGQDKEGNEISLIDVLKSENEDVIDTIQLNMELEKVKEYIDILDGREKEVIVGRFGLDLKKEKTQREIAKELGISRSYVSRIEKRALMKMFHEFYRAEKEKRKREKGK, via the coding sequence ATCGTGGCAGGAGTATTTACAGCGATGGGATTGATGGTCAAAGAATTGGTGTTTTTAGTGTCCTATGTCAAAAACAATGCCTTTCCACAGCCCCTTCCGGGAGATGATGAAAAAAAATACTTAGCCCTCATGACACAGGGCGATGAACATGCAAGAAACATGCTGATTGAACATAATCTTCGGCTCGTCGCCCATATTGTAAAGAAATTTGAAAATACCGGGGAAGACGCTGAAGACCTCATCTCCATCGGGACGATCGGACTTATTAAAGCCATCGAAAGCTATTCATCTGGAAAAGGAACAAAACTGGCAACATATGCAGCGCGGTGTATTGAAAATGAAATTCTCATGCATTTACGCGCGCTCAAAAAAACAAAAAAGGATGTCTCCTTACATGACCCAATCGGCCAAGATAAAGAAGGCAACGAAATTTCATTAATTGATGTCTTAAAATCTGAAAATGAAGATGTGATTGATACGATTCAGCTCAACATGGAGCTTGAAAAAGTAAAGGAGTATATCGACATTCTCGACGGCCGAGAAAAAGAAGTCATTGTCGGCCGGTTCGGCCTTGATTTAAAGAAAGAAAAAACGCAGCGGGAAATAGCCAAGGAGCTCGGGATATCGCGGAGCTATGTGTCCCGGATTGAGAAGCGAGCGCTGATGAAGATGTTTCATGAGTTTTACCGGGCGGAAAAGGAAAAACGGAAGAGGGAGAAGGGGAAATGA
- a CDS encoding GNAT family N-acetyltransferase — protein sequence MGCLFIFRHKILIHSSFQVKLKDPSFFGRDFLNIQLLTPDDAEEYAALRLEALQFNPESFAMSYEEEQINTKDRYKARFAWAQSMWTFGAFHQGQLMGAVTLIQETLQKLKHRANLTAMYVTPSARGEGAGQALMMKVLSFARERQDIEQM from the coding sequence ATGGGATGCCTTTTTATATTTAGACATAAAATTTTGATCCACAGTTCTTTTCAAGTAAAATTGAAGGATCCATCATTTTTTGGAAGGGATTTTCTGAATATTCAATTGTTAACACCGGATGATGCTGAAGAATATGCAGCACTCAGACTAGAAGCATTGCAATTCAATCCAGAGAGCTTTGCGATGAGCTATGAGGAAGAGCAAATCAATACAAAGGACAGATATAAAGCGCGTTTTGCTTGGGCGCAATCTATGTGGACATTTGGTGCTTTTCATCAAGGCCAGCTTATGGGGGCAGTCACGCTCATTCAAGAAACCTTGCAGAAGTTAAAGCACCGAGCGAATCTGACAGCGATGTATGTAACACCTAGTGCCCGCGGAGAAGGAGCAGGCCAGGCCTTGATGATGAAAGTTCTTTCCTTCGCGCGAGAACGGCAGGACATCGAGCAAATGTAA
- a CDS encoding spore coat protein → MSRNRLDDFFFGPRRGNQGGDETVVFPTRQIVNTRTNEQTIRKIHPTHIKNVNKNIKRIENYYPVTESTHNEYIVEEYDCGSDIKNPCCRPVKHCKW, encoded by the coding sequence ATGAGCCGAAATCGATTAGATGATTTCTTCTTTGGACCTCGTAGAGGAAACCAAGGAGGAGACGAAACGGTTGTTTTCCCCACACGTCAAATTGTCAACACAAGAACAAATGAACAAACGATCAGAAAAATTCATCCAACGCATATTAAAAACGTCAATAAAAACATTAAAAGAATAGAAAATTACTATCCTGTCACTGAATCGACTCACAACGAGTATATTGTAGAAGAATACGATTGCGGCAGTGATATCAAAAACCCTTGCTGCCGTCCGGTGAAGCACTGTAAGTGGTAA
- a CDS encoding alpha/beta hydrolase has product MTLNRIMKWLLFAAVIAGLLICAFFVFRFNQPNPTVNIYYADTQNKQQTLDMYMPKSKDEDKKKKHPVMIYLHGGGWTGGDKNRVASKADYFTDQGYVFVSMNYRLHPDAHYEQMADDTAHAIKWVKDHADEYQIDSTKINVMGHSAGGHLTALVATDSTYLKRQGLSPKTIKSIVVLDGPLNINQFIQAIPSYKKVFGKQKEKWTKASPVTYMNQANLPPVYLVTGRENPEVYRFAEKLNHDKGSRFVFRVHTLSHSNLNKWFGSDRAPKEAQKMTEAVMAFVKKQNQ; this is encoded by the coding sequence ATGACATTGAATCGAATCATGAAATGGCTCTTATTTGCGGCGGTCATCGCTGGATTATTGATATGCGCTTTCTTTGTGTTCCGTTTCAACCAGCCTAATCCGACAGTTAACATCTATTACGCAGACACACAAAACAAACAGCAAACACTCGATATGTATATGCCAAAGAGCAAAGATGAAGACAAAAAGAAGAAGCATCCAGTGATGATCTATCTCCATGGCGGCGGCTGGACAGGCGGCGATAAGAATAGAGTCGCTTCTAAAGCGGATTATTTTACTGATCAGGGATATGTGTTTGTTTCAATGAATTATCGGCTTCATCCAGATGCCCACTATGAGCAGATGGCAGATGATACGGCACACGCCATTAAATGGGTTAAGGATCATGCGGATGAATATCAAATTGATTCAACAAAAATCAATGTCATGGGTCACTCAGCGGGCGGTCATTTGACAGCATTGGTTGCCACAGATTCGACCTACTTAAAACGTCAGGGGCTGTCGCCAAAAACGATCAAATCCATCGTTGTTCTAGACGGTCCGTTAAACATCAATCAATTTATACAAGCCATCCCATCGTACAAAAAAGTCTTTGGCAAACAAAAGGAGAAATGGACAAAGGCATCACCGGTCACTTATATGAATCAAGCGAATTTACCGCCTGTCTATTTGGTTACAGGCAGGGAAAATCCTGAGGTGTACCGATTTGCAGAAAAACTGAATCATGATAAAGGCTCTCGATTTGTTTTTCGGGTTCATACGCTGAGCCACAGTAATCTGAATAAATGGTTTGGATCAGACAGAGCGCCAAAAGAAGCACAAAAAATGACAGAGGCTGTTATGGCTTTTGTCAAAAAACAAAATCAATAA
- a CDS encoding acyl-CoA/acyl-ACP dehydrogenase: MSKALFVDTDFQKTWLNQLESLRETIEQNAKKHDEGAYFPKKNIESLVNMGYTTLSLPAEYGGGGQSVKDMVLFQETLGSMDGATALSIGWHQGVVGEIYEKKLWNEKQLQFFAEEVKKGALVNRAVSEAQTGSPTRGGKPGTTAMKSGDRWVISGRKIFTTMSPALTYFLVGVWIEEKEVIGFFLIHRDTEGISIEETWDVVGMRGTESHDLILDQVVVSDDMLVEVQKGPRGGTLNPWIAHIPSCYLGIAQAARDYAVQYAITHSPNSINGTISDLPNVQALIGEIDLLLKQARHVIYSTTTLYEQPEKRELLINEFGAVKHTVVNHSLQVVDKAMRLVGAKSLSLDCPLQRYYRDIRAGLHNPPMDDMTISKIAKQAIEEKKES; encoded by the coding sequence TTGTCTAAAGCATTATTTGTCGATACCGATTTTCAAAAAACATGGCTCAATCAGCTAGAATCTCTTCGTGAAACAATTGAACAAAACGCAAAAAAACATGATGAAGGCGCTTATTTTCCTAAAAAGAATATCGAATCATTAGTAAACATGGGATACACAACCTTGTCTCTTCCAGCTGAATATGGAGGCGGAGGTCAATCTGTCAAGGATATGGTTCTGTTTCAAGAAACGCTTGGCAGTATGGACGGAGCGACTGCCTTATCGATCGGCTGGCACCAAGGGGTTGTAGGCGAAATTTATGAAAAAAAACTATGGAATGAGAAGCAGCTGCAATTCTTTGCGGAAGAAGTGAAGAAGGGCGCCCTTGTCAACCGTGCTGTGAGTGAGGCGCAGACAGGCAGTCCAACAAGAGGAGGCAAGCCTGGGACAACAGCGATGAAATCAGGTGATCGCTGGGTGATCAGTGGACGTAAAATTTTCACAACGATGTCACCAGCTCTTACCTACTTTTTAGTTGGCGTATGGATCGAAGAAAAAGAGGTGATAGGATTCTTCTTAATTCATCGTGACACAGAAGGTATTTCTATAGAAGAAACATGGGATGTTGTCGGCATGAGAGGAACAGAAAGCCATGATTTAATCTTAGATCAAGTAGTGGTCTCAGATGATATGCTTGTTGAAGTGCAAAAAGGGCCTCGAGGCGGTACGTTAAACCCTTGGATCGCCCATATTCCTTCCTGCTATTTAGGGATTGCACAAGCGGCTAGAGATTATGCTGTTCAGTATGCCATCACACATTCACCGAACAGTATCAACGGAACGATTAGTGACCTGCCAAATGTCCAAGCACTGATTGGCGAAATTGATTTACTACTAAAGCAAGCGCGCCACGTCATTTATTCAACGACAACTTTGTATGAGCAGCCAGAGAAAAGAGAGCTGTTAATCAATGAATTTGGTGCTGTGAAGCATACAGTCGTCAATCATAGTCTGCAAGTGGTCGATAAAGCTATGCGTTTAGTTGGTGCAAAAAGCTTGAGCCTTGACTGTCCGCTTCAGCGTTACTATCGAGATATTCGTGCTGGGCTCCATAACCCGCCAATGGATGATATGACGATTTCAAAAATTGCGAAGCAGGCCATAGAAGAGAAAAAAGAAAGCTAA
- a CDS encoding manganese catalase family protein has product MFYHIKELQYEAKPSKPDPLYGKKLQEVLGGQYGEISVMMQYLFQGFNCRADQKYRDLLFDIGTEEIGHVEMLATMIARLLDKAPVKEQEQAYQSDPTLAAVMGGMNPQHAIVAGLGAMAADSQGYPWNAKYIIASGNLMADFRANLNAESQGRLQVTRLYEMTDDRGVKDMLSFLIARDTYHQNMWLAAIKELEEREGDVVVPTTFPRSLEKQQVSYDLFNFSRGEESKQGRWAHGRSMDGKGEFRYISAPVVFGSAPKLKPAPKELFNTPKKGE; this is encoded by the coding sequence ATGTTTTATCACATCAAAGAATTGCAATATGAAGCAAAGCCTTCAAAGCCTGATCCGCTTTATGGGAAGAAGCTGCAAGAGGTATTAGGTGGTCAATATGGTGAAATCAGCGTGATGATGCAATATTTATTTCAAGGCTTTAATTGCCGGGCAGATCAAAAATACAGAGATTTATTGTTTGACATCGGGACAGAGGAAATTGGTCATGTTGAAATGCTGGCGACAATGATCGCACGTCTACTTGATAAAGCACCGGTAAAAGAACAGGAACAGGCGTATCAAAGCGATCCAACACTTGCGGCTGTTATGGGCGGAATGAACCCGCAGCATGCGATTGTTGCCGGCTTAGGGGCGATGGCAGCGGATAGTCAAGGGTATCCGTGGAATGCCAAGTATATCATTGCAAGCGGAAATTTAATGGCTGATTTCAGAGCTAATTTAAATGCAGAATCACAAGGGAGACTTCAGGTTACAAGGCTTTACGAAATGACAGATGACCGCGGCGTCAAGGATATGCTCTCCTTCCTCATTGCTCGTGATACATATCATCAAAATATGTGGCTTGCCGCAATTAAGGAATTAGAAGAGCGAGAAGGGGATGTCGTCGTACCAACCACCTTCCCTCGTTCACTAGAAAAACAGCAAGTATCCTATGACTTGTTTAACTTCTCAAGAGGGGAAGAAAGCAAGCAAGGCAGATGGGCACATGGCCGCAGCATGGATGGAAAAGGAGAGTTCAGATATATTTCTGCACCTGTTGTATTCGGCTCAGCACCAAAGCTCAAACCCGCACCAAAAGAACTGTTTAACACACCAAAAAAGGGTGAATGA
- a CDS encoding 2,3-butanediol dehydrogenase — MKALRWHDQKDIRLEEIDEPTVAPGKVKLKVKWCGICGSDLHEYLGGPIFIPVNEPHPLTKEKAPVTMGHEFSGEVVEVGEGVSNYKVGDRVVVEPIFATHGHQGAYNLDENMGFLGLAGGGGGFSEYVSVDEELLHLLPDEISYEQGALVEPSAVALYAVRSSKVQAGDTAAVFGCGPIGLLVIEALKAAGATDIYAVELSKERQEKAKELGAIIVDPSQYEDVVQEIARRTNGGVDVSFEVTGVPVVLKQAIQSTRISGETVIVSIWEKGAEIMPNDIVIKERTVKGIIGYRDVFPSVLNLMRKGYFSADTLVTKKIKLDDVIEDGFHALINEKDQVKILVSAE; from the coding sequence ATGAAAGCACTACGCTGGCACGATCAAAAGGACATTCGACTAGAAGAAATTGACGAACCAACAGTTGCTCCAGGAAAAGTGAAACTTAAAGTAAAATGGTGCGGCATTTGTGGTAGTGATTTACATGAATATTTAGGCGGACCGATCTTCATTCCTGTGAATGAACCTCATCCACTTACAAAAGAAAAAGCACCAGTAACGATGGGACACGAGTTCTCTGGTGAGGTTGTTGAAGTAGGAGAAGGTGTGAGTAATTACAAAGTAGGCGATCGAGTGGTTGTTGAACCTATTTTTGCAACTCACGGGCATCAAGGTGCTTATAACTTAGATGAAAACATGGGCTTTTTAGGACTTGCCGGAGGAGGCGGTGGATTCTCTGAATATGTATCAGTCGATGAAGAATTACTTCATTTATTGCCAGACGAAATTTCATATGAGCAAGGCGCGCTTGTTGAGCCTTCTGCAGTTGCTTTATATGCGGTTCGTTCTAGTAAAGTACAAGCTGGGGATACAGCGGCTGTGTTTGGCTGCGGACCAATTGGCTTACTTGTTATTGAAGCATTAAAAGCAGCTGGTGCTACTGATATTTACGCAGTTGAATTATCAAAAGAACGCCAAGAGAAGGCAAAAGAGCTTGGAGCGATCATTGTGGATCCTTCTCAGTATGAAGATGTTGTTCAAGAAATCGCACGCCGTACAAACGGTGGCGTCGATGTTTCTTTTGAAGTGACAGGTGTACCTGTTGTATTGAAGCAAGCAATCCAATCAACTAGAATCTCTGGTGAAACAGTTATTGTAAGCATTTGGGAAAAAGGCGCAGAAATTATGCCGAACGATATTGTCATTAAAGAACGTACAGTGAAAGGAATTATCGGCTACAGAGATGTATTCCCATCTGTATTAAACTTAATGAGAAAAGGCTATTTCTCTGCAGACACACTCGTCACGAAAAAAATCAAGCTAGACGATGTGATCGAGGATGGCTTCCATGCATTAATCAATGAAAAAGATCAAGTGAAAATTTTAGTTAGTGCTGAATAA